The following are from one region of the Corylus avellana chromosome ca1, CavTom2PMs-1.0 genome:
- the LOC132186088 gene encoding aspartyl protease AED3-like has translation MAVTQRPFSQLAIALILFVSFAQGLNQKYPRCDTPDQGSDLQVFHVFSPCSPFRPAKPLSWEESVLQMLAKDQARVQYLSSMVARKSVVPIASGRQITQNPTYIVRAKIGTPAQTLLLAMDTSNDAAWVPCSGCVGCSSTLFASEKSTSYKTLGCQAPQCKQVPNPSCNGPVCGFNITYGSSSVAANLVVDNITLATDSVPRYTFGCIQKATGSSVPPQGLLGLGRGPLSLLSQTQNLYQSTFSYCLPSFKSPNFSGSLRLGPVGQPKRIKYTPLLKNPRRSSLYYVNLVAIRVGRKIVDIPPSALAFNPATGAGTVIDSGTVFTRLVTPAYEAVRNEFRRRVGSAVVTSLGGFDTCYSVPIVAPTITLMFTGMNVTLPADNLLIHSSVGSTTCLAMAAAPDNVNSVLNVIANMQQQNHRVLFDVPNSRLGVARELCT, from the exons ATGGCTGTGACTCAGAGACCCTTTTCTCAACTAGCCATTGCCCTCATCCTCTTCGTTTCCTTTGCCCAAGGGCTGAACCAGAAGTACCCCAGGTGCGACACCCCGGACCAGGGCTCGGACCTCCAAGTTTTCCACGTGTTCAGCCCCTGCTCGCCGTTCAGGCCAGCAAAGCCACTCTCGTGGGAGGAGAGTGTGCTCCAAATGCTGGCCAAGGACCAGGCCAGGGTCCAGTACTTGTCCAGCATGGTGGCAAGGAAATCTGTCGTGCCGATTGCCTCCGGCCGGCAGATCACGCAGAATCCCACGTATATTGTGAGGGCTAAGATTGGTACGCCGGCTCAGACGCTGCTCTTGGCCATGGATACCAGCAATGATGCCGCCTGGGTGCCCTGCTCCGGCTGTGTAGGCTGCTCATCCACTCTGTTTGCCTCTGAGAAGTCCACCTCCTACAAGACCCTTGGTTGCCAGGCACCCCAGTGCAAGCAG GTACCCAACCCATCTTGCAACGGCCCCGTGTGCGGTTTCAACATAACCTACGGCAGCTCATCCGTGGCGGCTAACCTAGTTGTGGACAATATCACCCTAGCCACTGACTCAGTCCCTCGCTACACCTTTGGCTGCATACAAAAGGCCACCGGCAGCTCAGTGCCTCCCCAAGGGCTATTGGGCTTGGGCCGAGGCCCACTTTCACTTCTATCCCAGACCCAAAACCTCTACCAATCCACATTTTCATACTGCTTGCCTAGCTTCAAGTCCCCTAACTTCTCTGGTTCCTTGAGGCTTGGTCCTGTTGGGCAGCCAAAGAGGATCAAGTACACCCCCTTGCTCAAAAACCCTAGAAGATCATCATTGTATTATGTCAACTTGGTTGCGATTAGGGTTGGTCGGAAAATTGTTGACATTCCACCAAGTGCATTGGCGTTCAATCCCGCAACAGGAGCAGGGACCGTCATTGATTCAG GCACTGTCTTCACACGGCTGGTGACACCGGCGTACGAGGCTGTGCGAAACGAGTTCCGCCGCCGAGTCGGGAGTGCAGTAGTGACGTCTCTAGGCGGCTTCGACACGTGCTACTCGGTCCCAATTGTTGCACCCACAATAACGTTGATGTTCACAGGCATGAATGTGACACTGCCAGCAGACAACCTGCTTATCCACAGCTCAGTGGGCAGCACCACATGCCTAGCCATGGCAGCCGCACCAGACAACGTGAACTCTGTGCTGAACGTGATAGCGAACATGCAGCAGCAGAACCACCGGGTGCTTTTCGATGTGCCCAACTCCAGGCTCGGCGTGGCCCGTGAACTCTGCACCTaa
- the LOC132189349 gene encoding aspartyl protease AED3-like, with product MAVTQRPFSQLAIALILFVSFAQGLNQKYPRCDTPDQGSDLQVFHVFSPCSPFRPAKPLSWEESVLQMLAKDQARVQYLSSMVARKSVVPIASGRQITQNPTYIVRAKIGTPAQTLLLAMDTSNDAAWVPCSGCVGCSSTLFASEKSTSYKTLGCQAPQCKQVPNPSCNGPVCGFNITYGSSSVAANLVVDNITLATDSVPRYTFGCIQKATGSSVPPQGLLGLGRGPLSLLSQTQNLYQSTFSYCLPSFKSPNFSGSLRLGPVGQPKRIKYTPLLKNPRRSSLYYVNLVAIRVGRKIVDIPPSALAFNPATGAGTVIDSGTVFTRLVTPAYEAVRNEFRRRVGSAVVTSLGGFDTCYSVPIVAPTITLMFTGMNVTLPADNLLIHSSVGSTTCLAMAAAPDNVNSVLNVIANMQQQNHRVLFDVPNSRLGVARELCT from the exons ATGGCTGTGACTCAGAGACCCTTTTCTCAACTAGCCATTGCCCTCATCCTCTTCGTTTCCTTTGCCCAAGGGCTGAACCAGAAGTACCCCAGGTGCGACACCCCGGACCAGGGCTCGGACCTCCAAGTTTTCCACGTGTTCAGCCCCTGCTCGCCGTTCAGGCCAGCAAAGCCACTCTCGTGGGAGGAGAGTGTGCTCCAAATGCTGGCCAAGGACCAGGCCAGGGTCCAGTACTTGTCCAGCATGGTGGCAAGGAAATCTGTCGTGCCGATTGCCTCCGGCCGGCAGATCACGCAGAATCCCACGTATATTGTGAGGGCTAAGATTGGTACGCCGGCTCAGACGCTGCTCTTGGCCATGGATACCAGCAATGATGCCGCCTGGGTGCCCTGCTCCGGCTGTGTAGGCTGCTCATCCACTCTGTTTGCCTCTGAGAAGTCCACCTCCTACAAGACCCTTGGTTGCCAGGCACCCCAGTGCAAGCAG GTACCCAACCCATCTTGCAACGGCCCCGTGTGCGGTTTCAACATAACCTACGGCAGCTCATCCGTGGCAGCTAACCTAGTTGTGGACAATATCACCCTAGCCACTGACTCAGTCCCTCGCTACACCTTTGGCTGCATACAAAAGGCCACCGGCAGCTCAGTGCCTCCCCAAGGGCTATTGGGCTTGGGCCGAGGCCCACTTTCACTTCTATCCCAGACCCAAAACCTCTACCAATCCACATTTTCATACTGCTTGCCTAGCTTCAAGTCCCCTAACTTCTCTGGTTCCTTGAGGCTTGGTCCTGTTGGGCAGCCAAAGAGGATCAAGTACACCCCCTTGCTCAAAAACCCTAGAAGATCATCATTGTATTATGTCAACTTGGTTGCGATTAGGGTTGGTCGGAAAATTGTTGACATTCCACCAAGTGCATTGGCGTTCAATCCCGCAACAGGAGCAGGGACCGTCATTGATTCAG GCACTGTCTTCACACGGCTGGTGACACCGGCGTACGAGGCTGTGCGAAACGAGTTCCGCCGCCGAGTCGGGAGTGCAGTAGTGACGTCTCTAGGCGGCTTCGACACGTGCTACTCGGTCCCAATTGTTGCACCCACAATAACGTTGATGTTCACAGGCATGAATGTGACACTGCCAGCAGACAACCTGCTTATCCACAGCTCAGTGGGCAGCACCACATGCCTAGCCATGGCAGCCGCACCAGACAACGTGAACTCTGTGCTGAACGTGATTGCGAACATGCAGCAGCAGAACCACCGGGTGCTTTTCGATGTGCCCAACTCCAGGCTCGGCGTGGCCCGTGAGCTCTGCACCTaa
- the LOC132167997 gene encoding hydroxyproline O-arabinosyltransferase RDN2-like → MIGRKTMGRALPLLLMILALVFFFATYNLLTVIFQYRSFGEWVGVDSDSALLFDPVIEMPENVRKPYNAKAPFHVALTATDAPYSKWQCRIMYYWYKKQKEMPGSEMGGFTRILHSGNPDNLMDEIPTLVVDPLPAGRDRGYIVLNRPWAFVQWLEKATIEEEYILMAEPDHIFIKPLPNLGHGGYPAAFPFFYIRPDQNEKIIRKYYPEEKGPVKNVDPIGNSPVIIKKDLLEKIAPTWMNISMRMKDDPETDKTFGWVLEMYAYAVASALHGVQHILRKDFMLQPPWDLETGKKFIIHYTYGCDYNLKGELTYGKIGEWRFDKRSHLRGPPPKNLSMPPPGVPESVVTLVKMVNEATANIPNWETP, encoded by the exons ATGATTGGTAGGAAGACCATGGGACGGGCTTTACCACTATTGTTGATGATACTGgctcttgtatttttctttgcaACATATAATTTGTTAACAGTGATATTCCAATATAGATCTTTTGGGGAATGGGTAGGTGTTGATTCAGATAGTGCATTACTGTTTGACCCTGTTATTGAGATGCCTGAGAATGTGAGGAAGCCGTACAATGCCAAGGCACCCTTCCATGTTGCATTAACAGCCACTGATGCTCCTTACAGCAAATGGCAGTGTCGCATTATGTACTATTGGTATAAGAAGCAGAAGGAGATGCCAGGATCAGAGATGGGAGGATTCACTCGGATTTTGCATTCAGGAAATCCCGACAACTTGATGGATGAGATTCCTACTCTTGTGGTTGATCCTCTTCCTGCCGGTAGGGATCGG GGATATATTGTTTTAAATAGACCCTGGGCTTTTGTGCAATGGCTGGAAAAGGCTACAATAGAGGAAGA ATACATTTTGATGGCAGAGCCCGATCACATATTTATAAAGCCACTGCCTAATTTGGGACATGGGGGATATCCAGCtgcttttccatttttctaCATTAGGCCTGATCAGAATGAGAAAATTATAAGGAAGTACTATCCTGAGGAGAAAGGCCCTGTGAAAAATGTTGATCCAATTGGCAATTCTCCTGTAATTATCAAGAAG GATTTGTTGGAGAAGATTGCTCCTACATGGATGAATATCTCTATGAGAATGAAAGATGACCCAGAGACTGATAAAACTTTTGGATGGGTTTTAGAAAT GTATGCCTATGCTGTAGCATCTGCTTTGCACGGCGTGCAGCATATTCTTCGGAAAGACTTTATGCTGCAG CCCCCATGGGATTTGGAAACTGGAAAGAAGTTTATCATTCATTACACTTATGGATGTGACTACAACTTGAAG GGTGAACTAACATATGGGAAAATTGGGGAGTGGCGATTTGACAAGAGGTCACATCTACGCGGGCCTCCGCCAAAGAACCTTTCCATGCCCCCTCCAGGTGTCCCTGAAAGTGTG GTCACCCTTGTTAAGATGGTGAATGAAGCAACTGCAAACATTCCCAACTGGGAAACACCATAG